The Hevea brasiliensis isolate MT/VB/25A 57/8 chromosome 9, ASM3005281v1, whole genome shotgun sequence nucleotide sequence ATAAAGATAATTTTGCTATATATCTACATACGTAGATACGCATGGAAAATGCTATATagcttatatatttttaatgtaaTATTCCTCATATATTATTTGGAGTttattttaattagaaaaattattGTCATTAATGATAGGATTTTGATTTCTTAATTAGTATAGATTTTTAGGATATAAATAGGAGTATAAGGATATGAGTAAGAAAGACAAAGCATGAGACTAGCCAGCATAAGTGAAGAATGACGCAACAGTAGTTAAAACAATTAGATTCCaatattttccttcaccaaaaagCGGCCTTGGCTTTTCTTTCCTCTCCCCTCTAAACTTCTTATCAAACTCTCGTCGCTTCCCTCCTTTTTTTCCTCTCGTCAAACCGCAAAATTTATTACGCAAAATGTCGATTGATCTCTGCACTTCAAACATGGCATTGCATCCCCAGCCAAAAATTCAACAACAAGAACCTGTTGTTTTCGACGCCTCTATCCTTCAACACCAAACCAACGTACCCTCTCAGTTCATTTGGCCTGAGCACGAGAAGCCCACCCTTGATTCCCCGGAGCTTGTAATTCCTCCTATTGACTTGGGAAGCTTTCTGTCGGGAGACCCTAACGCTGCCTCGAAAGCTTCTCAGCTCATTAATGAGGCATGCAAGAAACATGGGTTCTTTCTAGTTGTCAATCATGGAGTTGATTCGGGGCTTATAGAAAAAGCTCATGGATATATGGACAATTTCTTTGGCTTGCCACTAGCGGAGAAGCAAAGAGCTCAGAGAAAGATTGGAGAACACTGTGGATATGCTAGTAGCTTTACTGGCAGGTTCTCCTCTAAACTTCCATGGAAAGAAACACTGTCTTTTCGATATTCTGATGAAGATCAGTTCTCCAACATTGTCCAAGAATATATTTTGAACGTGATGGGAGAAGAGTTCAAACAGTTTGGGTAAGAACAGAGTACCATTTTATTACAAACTAACAGTACTGTactcaaatttcatttttttttttatcacaaggtTTTTCTCCCTCCATTTTTAATAGGAAGGTTTACCAAGAATACTGTGAAGCAATGAACACTCTAGCCCTTCAGATTATGGAGCTTTTAGGATTCAGTCTAGGAGCTGGCCGAGAATACTTCAAAGAATTCTTTGAGGGAAATGATTCCATAATGAGATTAAATCACTATCCTCCTTGCCAACAACCTGATTTAACTCTCGGAACCGGGCCTCACTGTGACCCCACATCCTTAACAATCCTTCATCAGGATGATGTTGATGGCCTTCAAGTGTTTGTTGATGATAAATGGCATTTCGTTCGTCCCAATCCACAAGCTTTTGTTGTCAATATCGGAGACACATTCATGGTAAGATCACCACTATACTTTCTGCACCAATTACGTCATAACAAAGGTAATGATATATCCAGAATTAGAACACATGACCCAACCTGTGATTCTCTTGAGGTGTGATAATTTAGCAATACTAGTCACTCTCCTAATATGATTATGAGAGATAATTCATCTATATCGAATGGAGTGTGcctaataatttctttttttcttataCACTTTTAGTTTATTTGGCTACGCTCAATCCTTATTAGCcttgaaatttttttcttttctttcttttttttttttccatacgTACACTTTAATATGGGTTAAGTTAAACCCATATGGTAACCCTAGTTGCAATCGTTACTAAGCTTGTGGTGTTTCAGGCTCTATCAAATGGCATTTTCAAGAGTTGCTTGCACAGAGCAGTGGTAAACAGTAAAACAGTAAGGAGATCCCTTGCTTTCTTTCTCTGTCCAAACATGGAAAAGGTGGTGAAGCCACCAAATGCCTTGATCGACTCCAACAATACAAGGATATACCCAGACTTCACATGGTCAGAACTGCTAGAATTCACTCAGAAACATTACAGATCCGACATGAATACCCTAGATGTCTTCAGTAGCTGGCTGCGCAACGGAAGAACAGCTGAAACTGAGGGTATTGTGAAATGATCTTTGCGAGGTCTGTGAAAGTGACGTTCAGGGATTTGCATTTGCTACAGATGGTGGGTCTATAGGAAAAAGGCAACACAAACACCAAAAAATAGGCCAGCTGATCTGTGATTAGGTGTTATAGTATTGTGTAAGTGTTGGAgcgaataatataaataaaagaagCAAATGCGCAAATAGTAAGAATAAAGAGGTCAATGGGCTCCAACTTCtttccattttattttattttaatattcagaaattaaataaaaagatattttattttaatatcctGTCTTCCGTTCTTCTTCCTTGCTCTCTATGTTTTTGAGAAACAATCCCTTTAACCCCAAAAATCTAAGCATATGAATTTTGATCACTTATATATGTTTTAGTGTGTGATTTTAATTCTAACACTCAATTCTTGCATCATAgcatgtggaataaatgaattatTATCTTTACAGAACACCAGTATATATTTAGAATAAATCGATACACGTATCAAgttcaattaataaaataaaatatatgggtATACAAAAATTAGAGCATCGAAATACTATGTGAAATACGATGTTTTtcctaattattttaataaaataatttttttcttataaaaaaaaattatatagtcTCTGTTTATTTTCTAGATTTTCGCAGAGATACCTACTAACACTGTATagatgcaaaagaaaaaaagctAAAATAAAACTATCCTTATGTAATTTTCTATGGCAAGTAAGTTGCAAAAAGAAGAGCTGTAAATCATCCACCCTAATAATATGTTAATGAGTATAAAATGGTGGTCAGGTTTCTgcctaatttataaatattagtaTGTTTGAAAGCTTTTATCTTTTACTGAACTCATTAATCGTTTGAAAGCGACCTTGGTTGTACTGGGACAGACATGTTCTGTGCCCTAGACCTAACCTTATTTGTACAAGCAAATACTACGTCAAACTCCAATGTTACTGGACTTTTTTACAGAATAGCTATAGCGATAGAAATGGCTCTTGCCCTTGCATGtgcattattattatttgtgTCGATATTTTGTATATCTTTATGCGTAAAGCCACTTTTGTTTTTGGATTCTTGAAACTTTTGGGAGCATCCAATTTCCATGGACAAGAATTGAACCAAGTTCTTTTCTTTTTCCCCCATGTCATAACTGATCATGTACATATATCTAGCTTCATTATATGATCAAACTAAATCACATttctataaaataatttaaaagattctTTTTGACATGGCTGTGGAGGATCATTGACCACATCGCATCAGGATCATGCAGGCTCTTtttgaagataaaaaaaaaaaaaaaattgttttaatgtAAATCAGAGAGATCGCAAatcctttaaaaataaattggaTTCTTT carries:
- the LOC110645584 gene encoding gibberellin 20 oxidase 2-like; this encodes MSIDLCTSNMALHPQPKIQQQEPVVFDASILQHQTNVPSQFIWPEHEKPTLDSPELVIPPIDLGSFLSGDPNAASKASQLINEACKKHGFFLVVNHGVDSGLIEKAHGYMDNFFGLPLAEKQRAQRKIGEHCGYASSFTGRFSSKLPWKETLSFRYSDEDQFSNIVQEYILNVMGEEFKQFGKVYQEYCEAMNTLALQIMELLGFSLGAGREYFKEFFEGNDSIMRLNHYPPCQQPDLTLGTGPHCDPTSLTILHQDDVDGLQVFVDDKWHFVRPNPQAFVVNIGDTFMALSNGIFKSCLHRAVVNSKTVRRSLAFFLCPNMEKVVKPPNALIDSNNTRIYPDFTWSELLEFTQKHYRSDMNTLDVFSSWLRNGRTAETEGIVK